From the genome of Streptacidiphilus sp. PB12-B1b:
ACGTGCTGGACTGCGGCGTCGTCGGCGCGCCGGACGAGCGGCGCGGGAGGGTCGTCAAGGCGTACGTGGTGCTGCGGCCCGGGATCGCCGCGGACGCGGCCACCGCCACGGCGCTCCAGGACTTCGTCAAGCAGGCCATCGCCCCTACAAGTACCCGCGCGAGGTCGAGTTCGTGGCCGCGCTGCCGCGCAACTCCAGCGGCAAGCTCCAGCGCGCCGAACTGCGCCGCCGGGCCGAGACCGTTGACTGACGACACCGCCCCGCCGCCCGACCGGCGCAGCCGCCGAACCGATGCCGCCGAACCGAAAGGCGCCCCGCCCATGGACAGCCCGCAGTCGCCTGCCTCCCTCCCCAGCGTGCTGGTCGAACGCCGTGTCGAGTGGTCGGACACGGACGCGGCCGGCCACTACCACTTCTCCGCCGTCCTGCGCTGGGCCGAGGCCGCCGAGGCGGTGCTGCTGCGCAGGCTCGGCCTGGCCGAGCTGTTCGGCAGCATCCCCCGGGTGCACTTCGAGGCCGACTACCGCGAACGGCTCTGGTTCGGGGATCCCGTCCGGATCACGCTGCGGGTCGACAAGGTCGGCACCTCCTCGCTGCACTACGCCTTCGAGGTGGCAGGCCCGGCGGGCACCGCCGCCGTCGGGCGGATGTCGGTCGTCCACTCGGCGGCCACGGCCTCCGGCCCGACGCCCTGGCCCGCGCAGATGCGCGCACGGCTCGCCGAGGCCGGCCCGCAGCCCGCGGAGACCTATGCGGACGGCGCAGTGTCGTGAATCCTTGACGACCGAAAAATCCACGCGATACTTTGCCTTGAGGCCCCTGGAGGACGCCGTGCGCATCGCAGTCATCGGAGGAGGGCCGGGCGGGCTGTACTTCGCAGCCCTGGCCAAGCAGCTCTCGCCGCAGTGGGAGATCACCGTATGGGAGCGCAACGCCCGGGACGAGAGCCTCGGATTCGGCGTGGTGTTCTCCGACGAGACCCTGGACGGCATCGCCCAGGCCGATCCCGAGGTCTTCGCCGCCATGTCGGCCGACTTCGCCCGCTGGAGCGACATCGACGTCTGCTACGACGGCAAGGTCTGCACCTCCGGCGGGCACGGCTTCGCCGCGCTGGACCGCAACCGGCTGCGGCAGATCCTCCAGCAGCGCTGCGCCCGCCTGGGCGTGGACGTCCGCTACGGCACCCCCGCCCCACCGGTCGGCCAACTCTCGGCCGAACACGACCTGGTGGTGGCCGCCGACGGGGTCCGCTCGGCCGCCCGTGACGCCTACGCCGACACCTTCCGCCCCGACCTGGACGAGCGGCACGGCCGGTACATGTGGCTGTCCACCGACCGCGTCTTCGAAGCCTTCACCTTCATCGTCGAGGAGCGGGACTTCGGCGTCCTGCAAGTGCACGCCTACCCCTTCGACGACCGGCGCTCCACCTTCATCGTGGAGATCGAGGAGGACGCCTGGCACCGCGCGGGCTTCGCCGCCCTCGCCGGACGCGAACTCGGCCGCGGCGAGAGCGACCAGGAGAGCGTCCGGCTGTGCGAACAGCTGCTGGCCGACCACCTCGACGGCCACCGGCTGATCCCCAACGCCTCCCGGTGGATCCGCTTCACCACCGTGCGCAACGCCTGCTGGCGCCACGGCAATGTGGTGCTGCTCGGCGACGCCGCCCACACCGCGCACTTCTCCATCGGCTCGGGCACCAAGCTCGCCATGGAGGACGCCCTGGCCCTGGCCGCGAGCCTGCACGAGCACCCCACCGTGGAGCGGGCGGCCGCCGCCTACGAGGCGGAACGCAGGCCGGTGGTCGAGTCCGCCCAGCGCGCCGCCCAGGCCAGCCTGGAGTGGTTCGAGAACATCGCCCGCTACACCGGCCAGCAGCCCGACCAGTTCACCTTCAACCTGCTCACCCGCAGCCGCCGGGTCACCTACGGCAACCTGCGGGAGCGCGATCCGGCCTTCGTCGCCGCCGCCGACGCCTGGTTCGCCGACAGCGGAGACGACTGCGGCGACGACCAGCGTGACCATGAACCCGGCGGCGTCCCGCCGATGTTCCGGCCGCTGACCCTGGGCGGCCTGCGGCTGCGCAACCGGGTGGTGGTGCCGCCGCTGGCGACCTACACCGCCGACGCCGACGCCGTACCAGGAGCCTTCGAACGCGCCCAGCTCACCGCGCAGGCGCTCGGCGGCGCGGGCCTGGTCATCGCCGGTATGGCCGCCGTCAGCGCCGAGGGCCGGGCCACCGCCCACTGCCCCGGCCTCTACACCGACACCCAGGAGAGCGCCTGGCGGGAGATCACCGGCGCGGTCCGCGCACTCACCGACACCCCCCTGGGCATCCAGCTCACCCACGCCGGACGCCGCGCCTCCACCGCCGTCCCCGGCCCGGACGGCATCGGCCGGTCCCTCGGCGCGGACGGCTGGCCCACCGTCGCCGCCTCCCCGCTGCCCTGGGACGCGGCCGGACCCGCCCCGCGCGAGGCCACCCACGCCGACCTGCGCGCCGCCGCGACCGACTTCGCCGACGCGGCCGCCCGCGCCGCCCGGGCCGGATTCGCGGTACTGGAGCTGCAGTTCGGCCACGGCCACCTGGTCTCCGGCTTCCTCTCGCCGCTGACCAACCACCGCACCGACCGCTACGGCGGCCCCCTGGCCCACCGGCTGCGGTTCCCGCTGGAGGTGCTGGCGGCGGTCCGCGACGCCTGGCCGGCCGAGCGCCCGCTGCTGGTGCGGATCTCCGCCACCGACTGGGCCGACGGCGGCACCACCGGGGCCGAGGCGGTCGAGATCGTCCGCGCGCTGGCCGCCGCGGGCGCGGACGCGGTGGACGTCTCCACCGGCGAGGTGGTGCCCCACCAGCGGCCGCAGTACGGCCGCAGCTACCAGACCCCCTACGCCGACCTGATTCGCAACGCCACCGGCGTGCCCACCCTGGCCGTCGGCGCCATCTCCGGCTACGACGACGTCAACTCGCTCCTGCTGGCCGGGCGGGCCGACCTGGTCGCGGTCGGCCGCGCCCAGCTGTACGACCCGCTGTGGACCCTGCACGCCGCCGCCGACCAGGGCTACACCGGCCCCGGCGCCCGCTGGCCGCAGCCCTGGCAGCCCGGCAGCCGCAAACCGCCCGGCCCCGGCGCCGACCGCGTCCCACCCCGACTGCACCTGCTGCGCCGGGCCGAGGCGCCGGTCCACCGCCGCTGGCTGCCCCACCGCCCGACGGCGCGCCCCTGACCGGAGAACCCCGACCAGAAGCCCGGACGAGAAAGCCCCGACCAGAAGCCCAGACCGACCGCCGCCGGAGGAACCGATGCACCTGCCCCGCTTCACCGCCGCCGCCGTCCAGGCGTCCCCGGTCTACCTGGACCCGGCCGCGACCACCGCCAAGGCCGTCGCGCTGATCGGCGAGGCCGCCGGGAGAGGCGCCTCCCTGATCGTCTTCCCCGAGGTCTTCCTGCCCGGATACCCCTACTGGAACTGGACGATGAACCCGGTCCAGGGCTCGCCCTGGTTCGAACGCCTCTACCTGGCCTCGGTCGACCTGGACGGCCCCGAGGTGGACGCGTTGCGCGCAGCCGCCCGCAGCCACGGTGTGGTCCTGGTGATCGGGGTCAACGAGCGCGGCGCCAACAGCCTCGGCGTCCTCTACAACACCCTGCTGACCATCGGGGCCGAGGGCGAACTGCTGGGCGTGCACCGC
Proteins encoded in this window:
- a CDS encoding FAD-dependent monooxygenase; translation: MRIAVIGGGPGGLYFAALAKQLSPQWEITVWERNARDESLGFGVVFSDETLDGIAQADPEVFAAMSADFARWSDIDVCYDGKVCTSGGHGFAALDRNRLRQILQQRCARLGVDVRYGTPAPPVGQLSAEHDLVVAADGVRSAARDAYADTFRPDLDERHGRYMWLSTDRVFEAFTFIVEERDFGVLQVHAYPFDDRRSTFIVEIEEDAWHRAGFAALAGRELGRGESDQESVRLCEQLLADHLDGHRLIPNASRWIRFTTVRNACWRHGNVVLLGDAAHTAHFSIGSGTKLAMEDALALAASLHEHPTVERAAAAYEAERRPVVESAQRAAQASLEWFENIARYTGQQPDQFTFNLLTRSRRVTYGNLRERDPAFVAAADAWFADSGDDCGDDQRDHEPGGVPPMFRPLTLGGLRLRNRVVVPPLATYTADADAVPGAFERAQLTAQALGGAGLVIAGMAAVSAEGRATAHCPGLYTDTQESAWREITGAVRALTDTPLGIQLTHAGRRASTAVPGPDGIGRSLGADGWPTVAASPLPWDAAGPAPREATHADLRAAATDFADAAARAARAGFAVLELQFGHGHLVSGFLSPLTNHRTDRYGGPLAHRLRFPLEVLAAVRDAWPAERPLLVRISATDWADGGTTGAEAVEIVRALAAAGADAVDVSTGEVVPHQRPQYGRSYQTPYADLIRNATGVPTLAVGAISGYDDVNSLLLAGRADLVAVGRAQLYDPLWTLHAAADQGYTGPGARWPQPWQPGSRKPPGPGADRVPPRLHLLRRAEAPVHRRWLPHRPTARP